From Lolium perenne isolate Kyuss_39 chromosome 5, Kyuss_2.0, whole genome shotgun sequence, a single genomic window includes:
- the LOC127346432 gene encoding uncharacterized protein yields the protein MDSSNAPTKKGRSYIKWTDAMDKALLDVFVEYFNKGDRAQNGWKPHVYTAAVKKVMEKCTVELTKDNIIARSKTFDKHYVIVNNMLSQSGFGWDDDKNMISVEDDVWNNYAKANKDAASYRYKVIKYWDMISTLYNRDRATGEGARTANESAAEMAEEIANTTATNKDANSSTKDDEDRPKKRYRSDDSIATMLGDKLDNFTAVFKADAPEPPPKPASPEEIWALLGGIPELEDDQLLAIYDVLVADDRKFKSLLVLPERMKKKWVLKQIST from the exons ATGGATTCGAGCAATGCTCCCACTAAGAAAGGTAGAAGTTACATCAAGTGGACAGATGCAATGGACAAAGCTCTGTTGGATGTGTTTGTGGAATACTTCAACAAAGGAGATCGAGCTCAGAATGGGTGGAAACCCCATGTATACACAGCTGCAGTTAAGAAAGTGATGGAGAAATGCACAGTCGAGCTTACCAAGGATAACATCATTGCTAGGAGCAAAACTTTTGACAAGCATTATGTCATTGTCAACAATATGCTTAGCCAGAGTGGATTTGGTTGGGACGATGACAAGAACATGATATCCGTTGAAGATGATGTTTGGAACAACTATGCCAAG GCCAACAAAGATGCAGCCTCGTATAGGTACAAGGTCATCAAGTATTGGGACATGATCAGTACACTTTACAACAGAGACCGTGCTACGGGCGAGGGTGCAAGGACAGCAAATGAGAGCGCGGCTGAAATGGCGGAGGAGATAGCTAACACCACCGCAACCAATAAAGATGCCAACTCCTCAACTAAGGATGACGAAGATCGTCCAAAGAAGAGGTACCGTTCCGATGACTCGATTGCAACAATGCTTGGAGATAAATTGGACAATTTTACTGCTGTGTTCAAAGCCGATGCTCCTGAGCCGCCACCAAAGCCAGCAAGTCCTGAAGAAATCTGGGCTCTCCTTGGTGGAATACCAGAACTAGAAGATGATCAGCTCTTGGCAATATACGATGTTCTAGTTGCCGATGATCGCAAGTTCAAGTCTCTATTGGTACTGCCTGaaaggatgaagaagaagtgggttCTAAAGCAAATAAGCACATGA